In a single window of the Caloenas nicobarica isolate bCalNic1 chromosome 8, bCalNic1.hap1, whole genome shotgun sequence genome:
- the PDCD1 gene encoding programmed cell death protein 1, whose protein sequence is MALGASKTVWGSVEGALTSLCAILLCCGPMLAGCRRVTLFPAMLTLPAGSSATFFCNISMESDSGSEYSLNWYKETNHSQAQKIAEISRNNPPMVTEKYLTTNHTPAFKIEILNLHQNDSGSYYCGLIAFFEPDKVMESNRSRLVVTAAPEKTNATDETEVEEGNPPDHFKALLLGILLLAGAVVLLIFGYLTVTYRRGDVQKPPSENMLAKEEKPPVVPVPTLDYGVLEFQRDQCTQVLPETRLVDQTEYATIIFPEEKPITPERGKKHQNERTRQLQSQPC, encoded by the exons ATGGCTCTGGGTGCCTCGAAGACGGTGTGGGGCAGCGTGGAGGGGGCCCTGACCAGCCTCTGTGCCATCCTGCTCTGCTGCGGCCCCATGCTGGCCGGCTGCCGCCGGG TGACCCTCTTCCCAGCCATGTTAACTCTCCCTGCAGGCAGCTCAGCCACCTTCTTCTGCAACATCTCCATGGAGAGCGACTCTGGCTCAGAGTACAGCCTCAATTGGTACAAAGAGACCAACCACAGCCAAGCTCAAAAAATTGCAGAGATCAGCCGGAACAACCCCCCGATGGTGACGGAGAAGTATCTGACTACCAACCACACTCCTGCCTTCAAGATCGAGATCCTGAACCTTCACCAGAATGACTCAGGCTCCTACTACTGTGGGCTGATTGCCTTCTTTGAACCAGATAAAGTGATGGAGAGCAACCGGTCCCGTCTGGTGGTCACAG CAGCCCCTGAGAAGACAAACGCCACCGATGAGACCGAGGTGGAGGAAGGTAATCCCCCAGATCACTTCAAGGCCCTACTCCTGGGCATTCTGCTGCTAGCTGGGGCGGTTGTGCTGCTGATCTTTGGCTACCTCACCGTCACATACAGGAGAGGAG ATGTGCAGAAACCACCAAGTGAAAACATGCTAGCG aaggaagagaagcCTCCCGTGGTGCCTGTGCCCACTTTGGACTACGGCGTGCTGGAGTTTCAGCGGGATCAGTGCACTCAGGTGCTGCCTGAGACCCGGCTGGTTGACCAGACTGAATACGCCACCATCATCTTTCCAGAGGAGAAACCCATCACACCAGAGCGGGGGAAGAAGCACCAGAATGAGAGGACTCggcagctgcagtcacagcccTGCTGA